A stretch of the Capsicum annuum cultivar UCD-10X-F1 chromosome 10, UCD10Xv1.1, whole genome shotgun sequence genome encodes the following:
- the LOC107843649 gene encoding growth-regulating factor 3, with protein MDFNLKQQDDESLTTTHHHHPAKLPKLVRDFQSVVSASTDSALPLFVSQPTSTTTTTNKLLSDSTTTATTKFTRIGSGYFSLAQWQELELQTLIFRHFIAGVSVPPELLHLVKKSIITSPPSYYYSHPFQQYPPHYQQALMQSGYWGRGAMDPEPGRCRRTDGKKWRCSRDVVVGQKYCERHVHRGRSRSRKPVEIPTPANNGSKNNNNNTVFHHQAFEKMASHAPHFSLSGHSPSADAALHLNQRPLESTKKGPPFEAQKDDGKSSNGQILRHFFDDWPRQLQEGDNAATSLSISMPGRGVGGGNPSSDFSLKLSTGNDYDSGPHHVSNVERSTWGTSHQVASMGGPLAEALRSSTTNSSPTSVLHQLARGTTSDASYIST; from the exons ATGGACTTCAATCTGAAGCAACAGGATGATGAGTCACTTACAACAACTCATCACCATCATCCTGCAAAGTTACCTAAACTTGTTCGTGACTTTCAGTCTGTTGTGTCTGCTTCTACTGATTCTGCACTTCCATTGTTTGTCTCtcaaccaacatcaacaactactactaCTAACAAATTGTTGTCAGATTCAACAACAACTGCCACCACCAAATTTACCA GGATTGGGAGTGGTTACTTCAGCTTGGCACAGTGGCAAGAACTTGAACTACAGACTCtgatttttaggcattttatagCTGGTGTCTCTGTTCCTCCTGAACTACTTCATCTTGTTAAGAAAAGCATCATCACTTCTCCTCCTTCATATTACTATTCTCATCCCTTTCAACAGTATCCTCCTCACTACCAACAAGCTT TGATGCAGTCAGGGTACTGGGGAAGAGGAGCCATGGATCCAGAACCAGGGAGGTGTAGGAGGACTGATGGGAAGAAATGGAGGTGTTCAAGGGATGTAGTGGTTGGCCAGAAATACTGCGAGCGCCACGTTCATCGTGGCCGCAGCCGTTCAAGAAAGCCTGTGGAAATTCCCACACCTGCCAACAATGGcagtaaaaacaacaacaacaatactgTTTTTCATCATCAAGCCTTTGAAAAAATGGCTAGTCATGCTCCTCATTTTTCTCTATCTGGACATTCACCTTCAGCTGATGCAGCTCTTCATCTCAACCAAAG GCCATTGGAGTCCACCAAAAAGGGTCCACCATTTGAAGCCCAAAAAGATGATGGTAAATCATCCAATGGCCAAATTCTGCGCCATTTCTTTGATGATTGGCCCAGACAACTTCAAGAAGGTGACAATGCTGCCACCAGTCTTTCCATTTCGATGCCCGGTAGAGGGGTCGGGGGCGGTAACCCCTCGTCTGACTTCTCGTTGAAGCTATCAACGGGGAATGACTATGACTCAGGGCCTCATCATGTCAGTAATGTTGAACGGTCTACGTGGGGAACGAGTCATCAAGTGGCCTCAATGGGTGGGCCACTTGCCGAGGCCTTAAGGTCATCGACTACTAACTCGTCCCCCACTAGCGTGTTGCATCAGTTGGCACGAGGTACCACGTCGGACGCCAGCTATATTAGCACTTGA
- the LOC107843650 gene encoding serine/threonine-protein kinase KIPK1, translated as MGSFRGNCEIVESKDEVDVFLHSRNLNQAHEPDRKQKPPLARKGTGKYLGGDINQLFESINVRTSKSLDLTDHVRRDASKRPMRGGGSNSPVTGFSDPVSLKQAFRGLCISQAAEMAAMKRLSKPPGSPSVLEPGRITCSSRFAGPSDSGFLRSERLVQDEGISGGLHKPLHNPHERYVKSANHSPRSSPRFAIKPFSTSQNGRIVPAESTSSIVPQHIQEYRLKSPGQSALSSPRYASNPSVKSTESISRQSDRILPAENVPGSRKKDFLQPPEAKIRSTSQSCLSSPRIGGKSVIKQEESLVAQNERTGGAQSISGSSNMMPEFCKEPMKSSKQGAISSPRLVAAQALQVTTSSLQENENAHTSNHHEIKPLGTASTKEKTQTSVPPSSSCESGNVVLVSGPKRAPDNQKRNVVTAFRVANRTALKLRRKGRSQTVPLSNVVRGSKETKSTKSTSRAIKPPAKHKYLVKKKLKEEAALAAGTFNLCYEINGPAESPSQLICQRCQCTLEGVGKESSVETAKQISGCMTVGASENSISCPANGYVNSGPPVLKFNKTSKSREQGEFSQSSKSSIGDYSTSTTISEESNLSGSFSGNRPHMSKDGRWEAINQVRKHYGFLGLSHFNLLKKLGCGDIGTVYLAELLETNCLFAIKVMDNEYLARRKKLPRAQTEREILRILDHPFLPTLYAQFTSDNLSCLVMEFCSGGDLHVLRQKQPGRYFSEPAARFYVAEVLLALEYLHMLGVVYRDLKPENILVREDGHIMLTDFDLSLRCSVNPTLLQSSSLGMEAPRISGPCAGSNCIDPFCAGPSCQVSCFSPRVLPGTARARRQKADAAASLNRSLPQLVVEPTEARSNSFVGTHEYLAPEIIKGEGHGSAVDWWTLGVFLYELLYGKTPFKGAGNEETLANVVMQNLRFPDSQIVSFQARDLIRGLLVKDPENRLGTETGAAEIKRHPFFDGLNWALIRCAVPPQVPGVTKVALEEKSKKFLEYGSTGENLEFELF; from the exons ATGGGTTCATTTCGTGGTAATTGTGAAATTGTTGAGTCGAAGGATGAGGTTGATGTGTTCCTGCATTCCAGAAATTTAAATCAAGCACACGAGCCTGACAGAAAGCAGAAGCCTCCTTTGGCTAGAAAAGGAACGGGTAAATACTTAGGAGGTGATATCAATCAGCTTTTCGAATCAATCAACGTAAGAACTTCAAAGAGTCTGGATTTGACAGATCATGTTAGAAGAGATGCCTCAAAAAGGCCAATGCGGGGTGGTGGATCAAACTCTCCGGTAACTGGGTTTTCTGATCCAGTTTCTCTAAAGCAGGCATTTCGGGGTCTATGCATATCTCAGGCAGCAGAAATGGCTGCAATGAAGCGATTATCAAAGCCACCTGGTTCTCCTAGTGTTTTAGAACCTGGAAGAATTACCTGTTCCTCCCGATTTGCAGGTCCTAGTGATTCTGGTTTTCTTAGATCAGAAAGACTAGTACAAGATGAAGGCATTTCAGGAGGTCTCCACAAGCCGTTGCATAATCCCCATGAACGGTATGTTAAGTCAGCAAACCATAGTCCCCGTTCTTCTCCTCGATTTGCCATTAAGCCATTTAGCACGAGTCAGAATGGGAGAATAGTGCCAGCAGAGAGCACATCCAGCATTGTGCCTCAGCACATCCAAGAGTACAGGTTAAAGTCACCAGGTCAAAGTGCCCTTTCTTCTCCACGATATGCTAGTAACCCGAGTGTTAAGAGTACAGAGTCCATATCCAGACAATCTGACAGAATATTGCCAGCAGAAAATGTACCAGGCTCCCGTAAAAAAGATTTTCTACAGCCTCCAGAAGCCAAGATAAGGTCAACCAGCCAAAGTTGTCTCTCTTCACCTCGAATTGGTGGTAAATCAGTAATTAAGCAAGAAGAATCTCTTGTAGCACAAAATGAGAGGACAGGAGGTGCACAAAGCATTTCTGGCTCATCCAACATGATGCCTGAGTTTTGCAAAGAGCCCatgaagtcctcaaaacaaggtgcCATTTCTTCTCCTAGGTTGGTAGCTGCACAGGCTTTACAGGTCACCACTTCCAGTCTCCAGGAGAATGAGAATGCACACACATCAAATCATCATGAGATCAAACCACTAGGAACTGCATCAACCAAGGAAAAAACCCAAACTTCAGTTCCTCCCTCATCTTCATGTGAGTCTGGTAATGTTGTATTGGTGTCTGGACCAAAAAGAGCGCCGGATAATCAGAAGAGAAATGTGGTGACAGCATTTAGAGTAGCAAACAGAACAGCTCTAAAGCTGAGACGGAAAGGCAGGTCGCAGACAGTGCCTTTGTCAAATGTCGTAAGAGGAAGCAAGGAGACTAAATCGACAAAAAGCACCAGTCGTGCCATCAAGCCTCCAGCCAAACACAAATATCTTGtcaagaagaaattgaaagaggaGGCAGCACTAGCAGCTGGCACTTTTAACCTATGCTATGAAATAAATGGTCCCGCAGAATCGCCTAGTCAACTTATCTGCCAGAGATGTCAGTGCACTCTCGAGGGTGTGGGGAAGGAATCTAGTGTGGAAACTGCAAAGCAAATCTCTGGATGTATGACTGTTGGAGCCAGTGAAAATAGCATTAGCTGTCCTGCTAATGGCTATGTCAATAGTGGTCCTCCTGTCTTGAAATTCAACAAGACATCAAAATCTAGGGAGCAAGGGGAATTCTCTCAGAGCTCAAAGAGTAGTATTGGTGATTATAGTACTAGCACAACCATCAGTGAAGAGAGCAACCTAAGCGGCTCGTTTTCTGGGAACAGACCTCACATGTCTAAAGATGGTAGGTGGGAGGCTATTAATCAGGTGAGGAAACACTATGGATTCTTAGGATTAAGTCACTTCAATTTATTGAAGAAGCTTGGTTGTGGAGACATTGGCACGGTGTATCTTGCTGAGCTGCTAGAAACTAATTGCTTATTTGCAATAAAAGTTATGGATAACGAATATCTGGCAAGAAGGAAAAAGTTGCCGAGGGCCCAAACCGAAAGAGAGATTCTGCGGATCCTGGATCATCCTTTTCTGCCAACACTCTATGCTCAGTTTACTTCAGATAATTTATCATGTTTGGTTATGGAATTCTGTTCAGGTGGCGATTTACATGTTCTCCGTCAGAAGCAGCCAGGTCGATATTTTTCTGAGCCGGCAGCTAG GTTTTATGTTGCTGAGGTCCTCCTTGCTTTGGAGTATTTGCATATGCTAGGAGTTGTATACCGTGATTTGAAACCAGAAAACATTCTGGTCCGTGAAGATGGTCACATCATGCTAACTGATTTTGACCTGTCACTCAGATGTTCAGTTAATCCCACTCTTCTACAATCATCCTCATTGGGAATGGAAGCCCCACGGATCTCTGGTCCATGTGCAGGATCCAACTGCATTGATCCTTTTTGTGCAGGACCATCATGTCAAGTTTCTTGCTTTAGCCCCCGAGTTTTACCTGGCACTGCAAGAGCAAGAAGGCAAAAAGCTGATGCTGCTGCATCTCTTAACAGGTCATTGCCTCAGCTTGTCGTAGAGCCAACAGAAGCTCGGTCCAATTCATTCGTTGGTACACATGAATACTTGGCTCCTGAGATCATCAAAGGTGAGGGCCACGGGAGTGCTGTTGATTGGTGGACACTAGGTGTTTTCCTTTACGAGCTTCTATATGGTAAGACACCCTTTAAAGGTGCTGGAAATGAAGAAACTTTGGCCAACGTCGTCATGCAGAACCTCAGATTCCCCGACAGCCAGATCGTGAGTTTTCAAGCAAGGGATCTCATCAGAGGGCTGTTAGTAAAAGACCCCGAGAATCGGTTGGGAACAGAGACAGGAGCTGCTGAGATAAAGAGACACCCTTTCTTTGATGGCCTGAATTGGGCACTGATACGCTGCGCGGTTCCACCTCAAGTACCTGGAGTAACAAAAGTAGCACTTGAAGAAAAGAGCAAAAAGTTTTTGGAGTATGGTTCAACAGGAGAGAATCTAGAATTCGAGCTGTTCTAG